The following are encoded together in the Tripterygium wilfordii isolate XIE 37 chromosome 18, ASM1340144v1, whole genome shotgun sequence genome:
- the LOC119983431 gene encoding uncharacterized protein LOC119983431 translates to MAVCDFDMLFTFVCAGWEGSAHDSRIFHEILGNDNNNFPQPPQGKYYLVDAGYPNQRGYLAPYKGQRYHLEVFQNGPEPQGPREAFNRAHSSLRSVIERTFGVLKKKWLILSRMPSYSFETQVKIVVACMALHNFVRLHKLEDEDFTTYNDESVNVNATYGYANEVDVGVLEDIEMTTLRDMIAAELFEI, encoded by the exons ATGGCTGTTTGTGACTTCGATATGCTGTTCACATTTGTATGCGCCGGATGGGAAGGTTCTGCACATGATTCTCGTATATTTCACGAGATACTTggaaatgataataataatttccCTCAGCCTCCTCAAG GTAAATATTATTTGGTCGATGCCGGTTATCCTAATCAACGGGGATATCTTGCACCATATAAAGGACAAAGGTATCACCTTGAAGTTTTTCAAAATGGTCCGGAGCCTCAAGGTCCCCGTGAGGCATTCAACCGTGCTCATTCGTCTCTTAGGAGTGTTATTGAGCGGACTTTTggggttttaaaaaaaaagtggttgATCTTATCACGAATGCCATCATATTCGTTTGAAACTCAAGTGAAGATTGTAGTGGCTTGTATGGCGCTACATAATTTCGTACGCTTGCACAAActtgaggatgaagattttaCTACGTACAATGACGAATCGGTCAACGTCAATGCTACTTATGGCTATGCAAATGAGGTCGACGTCGGGGTATTAGAAGATATTGAAATGACGACTTTACGAGATATGATTGCAGCAGAATTATTTGAAATATAA
- the LOC119984732 gene encoding adenylyl-sulfate kinase 3-like — protein sequence MIANSLLLFASPKLGFVCFPGVSPITSVKSRGFLRIKAMEDSQTMNLNGHPGSQVTTVGKSTDIKWHKCPVGKVERQNLLKQKGCVVWITGLSGSGKSTVAAAVTHTLYERGKLTYILDGDNVRHGLNSDLSFKAEDRAENIRRVGEVAKLFADAGVICITSLISPYKRDRDACRALLPDGEFIEVFMDVPLEVCEARDPKGLYKLARTGMIKGFTGIDDPYEPPSECEIVLKYNGEICASPDEMAAEVISYLEERGYLHA from the exons ATGATCGCCAATTCTCTGCTGCTATTCGCCTCACCGAAGCTAGGTTTCGTGTGCTTCCCGGGTGTTAGTCCTATAACTAGCGTGAAATCGAGGGGCTTTTTGCGGATCAAGGCCATGGAGGACTCGCAGACAATGAATTTGAATGGGCATCCTG GGAGCCAAGTGACTACTGTTGGCAAATCAACAGACATAAAGTGGCACAAATGTCCAGTCGGAAAGGTGGAAAGGCAGAATTTACTCAAACAAAAAGGATGTGTCGTGTGGATCACAGGTCTTAGTGGTTCAG GAAAGAGcactgttgctgctgctgtgaCTCATACTCTATATGAGAGGGGAAAGTTGACTTACATTCTTGATGGCGACAATGTCAGGCATGGCTTGAACTCTGACCTTAGTTTTAAAGCAGAAGACCGTGCTGAGAACATACGCAGAGTTG GGGAGGTAGCAAAGCTATTTGCAGATGCTGGAGTTATTTGTATTACCAGTTTGATTTCTCCCTACAAGAGGGATCGAGATGCATGCCGCGCACTGCTACCTGATGGAGAATTCATTGAG GTTTTCATGGACGTGCCTCTTGAAGTTTGTGAGGCAAGAGATCCAAAGGGCCTCTATAAGCTCGCCCGAACAGGGATGATCAAAG GCTTTACTGGAATTGATGATCCGTATGAGCCACCATCAGAATGTGAG ATTGTACTTAAATATAATGGAGAAATATGTGCTTCCCCTGATGAAATGGCTGCAGAAGTGATTTCTTACTTAGAGGAAAGGGGATACCTTCATGCTTAA
- the LOC119984731 gene encoding dual-specificity RNA methyltransferase RlmN has product MAVRSIFDGAHIRAEFDKAGISLHFIPLIWKHVIKNPNCDFGEIPSLPSAAYLLLRSKFKSFTSSIDSVFESNDQVTTKLLIKLQNGEFVEAVIMRYDTRLGKYNGKPRPGGLRSTLCISSQVGCKMGCKFCATGTMGFKKNLTSGEIVEQLVHASQFSKIRNVVFMGMGEPLNNYGAVVEAIRAMIGSPFQLSPKRITVSTVGIIPAINKLQNDLPGLNLAVSLHAPIQDIRCQIMPAARAFPLEKLMDALLLYQKNSLQKIFIEYIMLDGMNDEEQHAHLLGKLLAPFEVVVNLIPFNPIGILSQFKTSVEMRVVMFQKILRGTYNIRTTVRKQMGQDISGACGQLVVNRPDKNSIGNANALTDIEDLHL; this is encoded by the exons ATGGCCGTTCGATCGATTTTCGACGGTGCTCATATCAGAGCTGAGTTTGACAAGGCCGGCATTAGCCTTCACTTCATCCCCTTAATTTGGAA GCATGTGATTAAGAACCCTAATTGTGACTTTGGCGAGATACCATCTTTGCCCTCGGCGGCGTACCTTCTGCTTCGGTCCAAGTTCAAATCTTTCACTTCCAGTATCGATTCTGTTTTCGAATCCAACGACCAGGTCACTACGAAGCTTCTCATTAAGCTGCAG AATGGAGAGTTTGTGGAGGCAGTGATAATGAGGTACGACACTCGTTTGGGTAAATACAATGGAAAACCTCGCCCCGGCGGCCTCCGTTCTACCCTTTGCATTTCGTCTCAG GTGGGATGTAAAATGGGTTGCAAGTTTTGTGCAACTGGGACAATGGGGTTCAAAAAGAATCTAACATCTGGTGAAATTGTAGAACAATTGGTTCATGCTTCTCAATTTTCGAAAATTCGCAATGTCGTTTTCATG GGGATGGGAGAGCCATTGAATAACTATGGTGCAGTTGTAGAAGCTATCCGTGCTATGATAGGATCTCCATTTCAGCTGTCACCCAAGAGGATTACTGTATCAACG GTAGGGATTATTCCTGCAATCAACAAACTTCAGAATGATCTACCAGGTCTGAACTTGGCAGTTTCTTTGCATGCACCCATTCAAGATATCCGCTGCCAAATAATGCCAGCAGCTCGAGCCTTTCCTTTGGAGAAACTCATGGATGCTCTGCTTTTATATCAAAAGAATAG TCTGCAAAaaatcttcattgagtatataATGCTGGATGGCATGAATGATGAAGAACAGCATGCTCACCTGCTTGGGAAATTATTGGCGCCATTTGAAGTT GTAGTGAACTTGATACCTTTTAACCCAATTGGTATCTTGAGTCAATTCAAGACCAGTGTCGAAATGAGAGTAGTAATGTTCCAGAAAATACTGAGAGGTACTTACAACATTCGGACAACAGTTCGTAAGCAAATGGGACAGGATATTAGCGGTGCTTGTGGTCAGTTAGTGGTAAACCGTCCCGACAAGAACTCCATCGGCAATGCAAATGCCTTAACAGACATTGAAGATCTTCATCTTTGA